One part of the Solea solea chromosome 16, fSolSol10.1, whole genome shotgun sequence genome encodes these proteins:
- the socs1a gene encoding suppressor of cytokine signaling 1a codes for MVADSPVEGHDKTPLSGSSSSASSSSSASSSSSSFSSSSSLSSSSSLSSLRAETEPLPPQASPEPGPRLASVLSVYRTHFPTFTCKEDCKIITDTAAKLEHSGFYWGPLGVEDAHRMLRDAPLGSFLIRDSRQKDVFFTLSYHAKSGPVSVRLDYKQQKFSLAGNARSFPTLFALLEHYINSPKKSLSVPYRKWKPTLQELCRKRIMELCSGGSKVSELPVTHVVHGFLSDFPYKL; via the coding sequence ATGGTAGCCGACAGCCCAGTGGAAGGTCATGACAAGACACCCTTGTCcggctcatcatcatcagcgtcatcctcttcatcagcgtcatcctcctcctcctccttctcctcctcctcgtccttgTCTTCGTCGTCGTCCCTGTCGTCGCTCCGCGCAGAGACCGAGCCGCTTCCGCCTCAGGCTTCTCCAGAGCCGGGTCCGAGACTAGCGTCCGTCCTGTCTGTGTATCGGACTCACTTCCCCACCTTCACTTGCAAGGAGGACTGCAAAATCATCACAGACACCGCTGCTAAGCTCGAGCACAGTGGCTTCTACTGGGGCCCCCTGGGTGTAGAGGATGCCCACCGCATGCTGCGGGACGCACCACTGGGCAGCTTCCTCATCCGCGACAGTCGGCAGAAGGACGTCTTCTTCACTCTGTCCTACCACGCCAAGAGCGGGCCGGTCAGCGTGCGCCTCGACTATAAGCAGCAAAAGTTCTCATTGGCAGGCAACGCGCGCTCCTTCCCGACGCTATTCGCCCTGCTGGAGCATTACATCAACTCCCCCAAAAAGAGCCTTAGTGTCCCGTACAGGAAATGGAAGCCAACGTTGCAGGAACTGTGCAGGAAGCGCATCATGGAGCTGTGCAGTGGTGGAAGCAAGGTTTCAGAGCTGCCGGTCACGCACGTCGTCCACGGCTTCCTCTCGGACTTCCCGTACAAACTATGA